One Ancylobacter novellus DSM 506 genomic window, GGGCAAGGTCTGCCTCGATCCGAAGAGCCAGCACATGTCCCACACCATCTATCTCGCGAAGGTGGGCGAGGATCACTCGATCAGCTTCCCGAAGGTCTGGCAGGACATCAAGCCGTACTGGCTGGGCGATGCGGGCTGCGACCTGACCAAGAAGGACCCGAGCGAGCAGTACACGCCCTCGAACCCGCCGCCGAAGAACTGATCGCTCTTCGATCTCCGCGCGGGCCATCATTCGGCCCGCGCGTCGCCCCGGCCGCTCCTGCCGCCGGGGCGGCCTGCTTCTCCTGATCAGGGCCGCTGCCGATGGATGTCGCCACCCTCGCCTTCTCCGCCTTCTATCAGTTCGGCGACGCCTTCGCCTTTCTGGTGCTTTCCGCCTGCGGGCTCGCCGTCATCTTCGGCATGATGGGCGTCATCAACCTCGCCCATGGCGAGTTCATCATGTGCGGGGCCTATGTCACCGTCTCCGCGGCGCATGCCGGCCTGCCGCTGCCCCTCGCCATCCTCATCGGTTCGCTGGTGGCGGCGATGGTCGGCGCGCTGGTGGAACTCGTGGTGATCCGCCATCTCTATGACCGCCCGCTCGACACCATCGTCGCGACCTGGGGCCTCAGCCTCATCTTCACGCAGGGCACGCTGATCCTGCTCGGCTCGACCATGGCCGGCATCGGCACGCCCTTCGGCAGCTTCCAGGTCGGCGGCTACTCCTATTCGGCCTACCGCCTGATGCTGTTCGTGGCGGCGATCGTCGTCCTCGTCGGGCTCTACGCCCTGTTCAACTGGACCCGCTTCGGCGTGATGGCCCGCGCCACCATCCAGGTGCCGCACATGGCGGCGGCGCTCGGCATCGACACGCGACGGGTCTACAGCCTGACCTTCGCGCTCGGCGCCGGCCTCGCTGGGCTCGCCGGCGGGCTCTACGCCCCGACCATGACGCTGGTACCGACCATGGGCACCACCTTCATCATGGAAGCCTTCGTGACGGTGGTCGTCGGCGGCGCCGACGTGTTCCTGGGCACCGCCCCCGCCGCCGCCCTGCTCGCCGTGGTCAAGGCGACGCTGACCTCCTGGTACGGGCAGTTGTTCGGCCAGATCGGGCTGCTGGTCGCCGTCATCATCGTCATTCGCGTCCTGCCACGCGGCATCTCCGGCTTCCTGCTGCGCGAGCGCGGCTGACGAAGGACAAGAGAACGACCTCATGAATGCGCTCTCCCGCTTCTTCCGCCGACTGGAAGGCCCGCAGACGCTGGGCCGGGGCCCGGCCTTCTGGATCGGCTTCCTCGTCGTGCTGATCGGCGCCTGCCTCTATCCGCAGTTCTCCGACGGCTACACGGTCGGCAACACCGTCTACTTCTTCACCTGGATCTTCATGGCGCTCGGCCTCAGCCTCATCTGGGGCTATGGCGGCTCGCTGAGCTTCGGCCAGACGGCATTCTTCGGCCTTGCCGGCTATGGCTACGGCATCCTCACCATCAATTTCGGCGCCGCCTACGGCTTCACGCTGGTGGCGCTGGTGCTCGCGGTCGCCTTCGCCGCGCTGTTCGCGGCGCTGCTCGGCTATTTCCTGTTCTTCGGTCGCATCTCCGGCGTGTTCCTCGGCATCGTGACGCTGTCGATCACGCTGGTGCTGGAACGCTTCATGGCGCAGACCGCGGGACCGGAATGGCGCATTGGCTCCGCCCGCCTGAACGGCTTCAACGGTATGAGCGGCATGCCGCCGCTCACCATCCCCTGGCCGGGCGGCGACATCGTGCTCTTCCCCGACATCGGGCTCTACTATGTCGTGCTCGGGCTGCTGGTCGTCGTCTATCTCGGCCTGCGCATCCTGGTGAACTCGTCCTTCGGCAACATCCTCGTCGCCATCCGCGAGAACCCCGAGCGGGCCGAGATGCTCGGCTACGACATTCGCAAGTACCAGCTCGGCACCTTCGTCATCGGTGCGGCGCTCGCCGGGCTGTCGGGCGTGCTCTACACGAGCTGGGGCCAGTACATCACGCCCTCCAGCATGGGCATGACGGCGGCGGCGCTGCCGATCGTCTGGGTCGCGGTGGGCGGACGCTCGGACATCACGACGACGCTCGTCGGCACACTGACCGTGCTCGCCGTGTTCCAGATGCTGACCATCTACGGCAGCCAGTATGCGCTGGTGGTGATGGGCGCGCTTCTGGTGCTCACCGTGCTCTTGGCGCCGCGCGGCCTCGTCTTCGCGCTCGCGCGGCTGCTCTCCCGTCCCTTCGCCAAGC contains:
- a CDS encoding ABC transporter permease subunit, translating into MDVATLAFSAFYQFGDAFAFLVLSACGLAVIFGMMGVINLAHGEFIMCGAYVTVSAAHAGLPLPLAILIGSLVAAMVGALVELVVIRHLYDRPLDTIVATWGLSLIFTQGTLILLGSTMAGIGTPFGSFQVGGYSYSAYRLMLFVAAIVVLVGLYALFNWTRFGVMARATIQVPHMAAALGIDTRRVYSLTFALGAGLAGLAGGLYAPTMTLVPTMGTTFIMEAFVTVVVGGADVFLGTAPAAALLAVVKATLTSWYGQLFGQIGLLVAVIIVIRVLPRGISGFLLRERG
- a CDS encoding branched-chain amino acid ABC transporter permease; the protein is MNALSRFFRRLEGPQTLGRGPAFWIGFLVVLIGACLYPQFSDGYTVGNTVYFFTWIFMALGLSLIWGYGGSLSFGQTAFFGLAGYGYGILTINFGAAYGFTLVALVLAVAFAALFAALLGYFLFFGRISGVFLGIVTLSITLVLERFMAQTAGPEWRIGSARLNGFNGMSGMPPLTIPWPGGDIVLFPDIGLYYVVLGLLVVVYLGLRILVNSSFGNILVAIRENPERAEMLGYDIRKYQLGTFVIGAALAGLSGVLYTSWGQYITPSSMGMTAAALPIVWVAVGGRSDITTTLVGTLTVLAVFQMLTIYGSQYALVVMGALLVLTVLLAPRGLVFALARLLSRPFAKRQPGDL